In Camelus dromedarius isolate mCamDro1 chromosome 3, mCamDro1.pat, whole genome shotgun sequence, one DNA window encodes the following:
- the LOC105105060 gene encoding LOW QUALITY PROTEIN: nucleophosmin-like (The sequence of the model RefSeq protein was modified relative to this genomic sequence to represent the inferred CDS: substituted 1 base at 1 genomic stop codon), with protein MEYSMDMDMSPLRPQNYLFGCELKADKDYHFKVDNDENEHQLSLRTVSLGAGAKDELHIVEAEAMNYEGSPIKVTLATLKMSVQPTVSLGGFEITPPVVLRLKCGSGPVHISGQHLVAVEEDAESEDEEEEDVKLLSISGKRSAPGSGSKVPQKKVKLAADEDEDEDDDDDDDDDDFDDEEAEEKAQVKKSTXDTPAKNAQKSNQNGKDSKPSTPRSKGQESFKKQEKTPKTPKGPSSVEDIKAKMQASVEKAH; from the coding sequence ATGGAATATTCGATGGACATGGACATGAGCCCCCTGAGGCCTCAGAACTACCTTTTTGGTTGTGAACTAAAGGCCGACAAAGATTATCACTTTAAGGTGGATAATGATGAAAATGAGCACCAATTATCTTTAAGAACGGTCAGTTTAGGGGCTGGTGCAAAGGATGAATTGCACATTGTTGAAGCAGAGGCAATGAATTACGAAGGCAGTCCAATTAAAGTAACACTGGCGACTTTAAAAATGTCTGTACAGCCAACAGTTTCTCTTGGGGGCTTTGAAATAACACCACCTGTGGTCTTACGGTTGAAGTGTGGTTCAGGGCCTGTGCATATTAGTGGACAGCACTTAGTAGCTGTGGAGGAAGATGCAGAGTCAGAAGATGAAGAAGAGGAGGATGTGAAACTCCTAAGTATATCTGGAAAGCGTTCTGCCCCTGGAAGTGGTAGCAAGGTTccacagaaaaaagtaaaacttgctgctgatgaagatgaagatgaagatgatgatgatgatgatgatgatgatgattttgatgatgaggaagctgaagaaaAAGCTCAAGTAAAGAAATCTACATGAGATACTCCAGccaaaaatgcacaaaaatcaaACCAGAATGGAAAAGACTCAAAACCATCAACACCAAGATCAAAAGGTCAAGAATCCttcaaaaaacaggaaaaaactcCTAAAACACCAAAAGGACCTAGTTCTGTAGAAGACATTAAAGCAAAAATGCAAGCAAGTGTAGAAAAAGCACATTGA